Proteins encoded by one window of Geobacter sp. DSM 9736:
- a CDS encoding 2-oxoglutarate dehydrogenase E1 component — MGFFGNTSPQWLEAQYLLWLQDPSLVTRDLRIFFDGFGLCGDSIHPEEQGPRQSLKSSGVQSLIYRYRDIGHLLACTDPLSPCKTHHPLLDLSQFELDSSDLDHTFHTRRFMSESATLRDILGVMQETYCRSIGVEFMHIQAPAERQWLIDRMEPNRNRPALSFQERLAILGRLVAANQFEAFLQRKFIGQTRFSLEGGETLVPVLEEVVSRSARAGVFDIVIGMPHRGRLTVLSLLLGMPPENIFAEFRDGPGHGVGAGDVKYHLGFSADLDRDGRRLHVTLAANPSHLEAIDAVVEGKCRARQDLFGMGGARGVLPLLIHGDAAFSGQGVVAETFNLSQLRGFSTGGTFHIVVNNQIGFTTRPADARSTCYATDMAKAVSAPIFHVHGEDPEAAVHAARLALDYRQEFGRDVVLELICYRRYGHNEGDEPAFTQPLMYRHISSRPTVPEIYAARLRQDGMDPPLRELTEGEVARLERAFAAPSVDADRGFGGSWSRVAREYDAAPVDTRVSRKELEELADAVNAIPEGFSPHPKVRALFDRRREALRSGEGVDWGNAEALAFGSLLREGTSIRLSGQDAGRGTFSHRHGIVYDQETERAFTPLDQASSSGARFELYDSMLSEYAVLGFEYGYSIESPDVLTLWEAQYGDFANGAQVIIDQFIAAAETKWQRVSGLTMLLPHGYEGQGPEHSSARIERFLELCAGNNIIVANPTTPAQYFHLLRRQARQSFRKPLVVFTPKSLLRSNRCVSSVAELAGEGFREVLVTAENRGPCRAVLICSGKLFYELSDRRERDKRDDVAIVRVEQLYPLRTDLLREAFGRFPEATFSWVQEEPANMGPWPRLRYWLSEILGKEPRYVGREEDASPAAGYRSVHLKEQEKLVAEAFA, encoded by the coding sequence ATGGGGTTCTTCGGCAATACCAGCCCTCAGTGGCTGGAAGCTCAGTATCTCCTCTGGCTGCAGGACCCGAGCCTTGTCACGAGGGATCTGCGGATATTTTTCGACGGATTCGGTCTTTGCGGCGATTCTATCCATCCGGAAGAGCAGGGGCCTCGACAGTCCCTGAAATCGTCGGGTGTCCAGTCCCTTATCTACCGGTACAGAGACATCGGGCACCTTCTGGCGTGTACCGACCCGCTTTCCCCGTGCAAGACGCACCACCCGCTACTTGACCTCTCCCAGTTCGAACTGGATTCTTCAGACCTCGACCATACTTTTCACACCCGGCGCTTCATGTCCGAATCGGCTACGCTCAGAGACATTCTCGGTGTGATGCAGGAAACCTATTGCCGATCCATCGGCGTTGAGTTCATGCACATCCAGGCTCCGGCGGAACGTCAATGGCTCATCGATCGGATGGAGCCGAACCGCAACAGGCCCGCTCTCTCTTTTCAGGAGCGCCTGGCGATCCTCGGGCGGCTTGTGGCCGCTAATCAGTTCGAGGCATTTCTGCAGCGCAAGTTCATCGGTCAGACGCGGTTTTCCCTGGAGGGTGGGGAGACCCTCGTTCCCGTTCTTGAAGAGGTCGTTTCACGCTCGGCTCGTGCGGGCGTTTTCGATATTGTCATCGGTATGCCTCACCGGGGAAGGCTGACGGTACTCTCTTTATTGCTCGGCATGCCGCCGGAGAACATCTTCGCCGAATTCCGGGACGGTCCGGGCCATGGCGTGGGGGCAGGGGACGTCAAGTATCACCTCGGTTTTTCCGCCGACCTGGACCGGGACGGGCGCCGACTGCACGTAACCCTTGCTGCCAACCCCAGCCACCTGGAAGCTATCGACGCGGTTGTCGAGGGAAAGTGCCGGGCGCGGCAGGACCTTTTCGGCATGGGTGGAGCACGAGGGGTTCTTCCACTCCTTATTCATGGCGACGCAGCTTTCTCCGGGCAGGGGGTAGTTGCGGAGACCTTCAACCTCTCCCAGTTGCGAGGTTTCTCGACCGGAGGAACCTTTCACATCGTGGTCAACAACCAGATAGGATTTACGACCCGCCCCGCCGATGCCCGGTCAACCTGCTATGCAACCGACATGGCAAAAGCCGTCTCAGCCCCGATATTCCATGTCCATGGGGAGGACCCGGAAGCTGCCGTGCATGCAGCACGTCTTGCTCTCGACTACCGGCAGGAGTTCGGCCGCGACGTGGTGCTTGAGCTTATCTGTTACAGGCGCTACGGCCACAACGAAGGAGACGAGCCGGCGTTCACGCAGCCCCTCATGTACCGCCACATCTCCAGTCGCCCGACGGTGCCTGAGATCTACGCGGCACGGCTGCGACAGGATGGGATGGACCCACCTCTGAGGGAACTGACGGAGGGGGAAGTCGCCCGCCTGGAGCGCGCGTTCGCTGCTCCCTCTGTCGACGCCGATCGCGGGTTCGGCGGAAGTTGGAGCCGTGTCGCGCGGGAGTACGACGCGGCCCCGGTGGATACGCGGGTGAGCCGAAAGGAACTGGAGGAACTTGCGGATGCCGTTAACGCCATTCCCGAGGGTTTCTCTCCCCATCCGAAGGTACGCGCTCTCTTCGACAGGCGACGAGAGGCCCTCCGTTCCGGTGAAGGTGTCGATTGGGGTAACGCCGAGGCCCTTGCATTCGGCAGCCTCCTCAGGGAAGGTACCTCAATACGGCTGTCGGGACAGGACGCGGGGAGGGGAACCTTCAGCCATCGGCATGGCATCGTCTACGATCAGGAGACGGAGCGTGCGTTCACGCCTCTTGATCAGGCGTCAAGTAGCGGCGCACGTTTCGAACTGTACGACAGTATGCTGTCGGAATACGCCGTCCTCGGTTTCGAATACGGATATTCCATCGAGTCTCCCGATGTCCTGACGCTGTGGGAGGCTCAGTATGGGGATTTCGCCAACGGAGCCCAGGTGATAATCGACCAGTTCATCGCCGCTGCAGAGACTAAATGGCAGCGGGTGAGCGGCCTGACGATGCTCCTTCCTCACGGATACGAAGGGCAGGGGCCTGAACATTCCAGCGCCCGGATCGAACGTTTTCTGGAGTTGTGTGCGGGCAACAACATCATTGTCGCCAACCCCACGACACCCGCACAATATTTCCACCTGCTGCGCCGTCAGGCGAGGCAATCCTTCCGGAAGCCCCTCGTGGTTTTCACTCCGAAGAGCCTTCTGCGCAGCAATCGCTGCGTATCTTCGGTTGCGGAACTGGCGGGAGAAGGGTTCAGGGAAGTTCTCGTGACGGCGGAAAATAGGGGTCCGTGCCGAGCGGTTCTAATCTGCTCTGGTAAACTGTTCTACGAATTATCGGACCGCAGGGAACGCGACAAGCGTGACGATGTTGCCATTGTGCGGGTAGAGCAGCTTTATCCGCTGCGCACCGATCTCCTGAGGGAGGCATTCGGACGGTTTCCGGAGGCAACGTTCAGCTGGGTTCAGGAGGAACCGGCGAACATGGGACCATGGCCGAGGCTTCGTTACTGGCTGAGCGAGATATTAGGCAAGGAGCCCCGCTACGTCGGGCGCGAGGAGGACGCTTCTCCGGCGGCTGGGTACCGGTCGGTGCACCTGAAAGAACAGGAGAAGCTGGTAGCGGAGGCATTCGCCTGA
- a CDS encoding 4Fe-4S binding protein produces MRHPVPSEELPWYPEISWEKCKGCRTCFRFCPAAALVFNRTRRKVRLKYPTRCRVECRICARFCPARAISFPDQTRFVSRHLAMHEPAPLPSAHPAPPPVRPRLRPLGTPSRFIPLGG; encoded by the coding sequence ATGCGTCACCCTGTTCCTTCCGAGGAACTGCCATGGTATCCCGAGATCTCCTGGGAGAAGTGCAAGGGGTGCAGGACCTGTTTCCGTTTCTGTCCGGCTGCGGCTCTCGTATTTAACAGGACGCGCCGAAAAGTCAGGCTCAAATACCCGACGAGGTGTCGGGTGGAATGCCGCATCTGCGCCAGGTTCTGTCCCGCCCGTGCCATTAGTTTCCCCGACCAGACTAGATTCGTCAGCCGCCATCTGGCAATGCATGAGCCGGCGCCTCTCCCATCAGCGCACCCTGCGCCTCCTCCCGTCCGTCCACGGTTGCGACCCCTCGGCACTCCTTCCCGTTTCATCCCCCTTGGCGGATGA
- a CDS encoding Rne/Rng family ribonuclease codes for MARKMLINVMHPEEARVAIVEDGRLVELDIEIAGSEQTRGNVYKGVVVRVEPGLQAAFIDIGLKKLGFLQMGELHPDCWQWRDDIPEEQRKRRPRIQEVLRRGQELIVQVEKGERDNKGAALTTYLSLPGRYMVIMPGSDSAGISRKVESESERKKLKSMAAEMEIPEGIGYIIRTEALGRKKTEMMKDLGYLMKLYESIQDKGAVAKAPSLIYQESGLVIRTIRDYFTAEIDEVLVDSKEVYKQARAFFKATMPKYEKIVKMHQEKRPIFSRYQLEEQIDLIYEKKVPLRSGGSIFIEPTEALVSIDVNSGKSTGEKGVEDTAFKTNLEAAEEAARQLRLRDLGGLIVIDFIDMRDRKHNAEVEKTLKNALKADKARVTVGKISQFGLLEMSRQRIKPTLEQGIHLECPHCSGRGKVKSTEAMALSFLRKVHGAAAKGTVGEVRGALPLDVTYFLLNRKKRDLAQIEDEYEIEVTVKGKPSFLMNQLELELVKREKPLSMEVSETPLEPVQYVAEEGEEDEETAVAETAAPEGEGKKKKRRRGKKKPRHEADIASELPQDHVKGEVAAPAVDEAPVELAAVPGAAAEAPAGEPGLEEMKKKRRRRKRRSKHAQEAAVAPVEMQPQTPVEQEPTAAPSAGEEETHEEVRKKRRRKRRRGKRPTEEGAQVERPDQASNDRVPFAPVPEQPVAAEVAVTSPAQITSVPTVEAVAPPSRTRRPRKKGAESPEASTADVAPEPATAPEVPATRPSRRKKTAAPVAGEESQAPAEKAPARKRTPRKKKSEEVSQPEQGE; via the coding sequence ATGGCAAGAAAAATGTTGATCAATGTAATGCACCCTGAAGAAGCCAGGGTTGCTATCGTCGAGGACGGTCGCCTGGTGGAGCTGGACATAGAGATCGCGGGAAGCGAGCAGACCCGCGGCAATGTCTACAAAGGGGTGGTTGTGCGTGTCGAGCCGGGGCTGCAGGCGGCCTTCATCGATATCGGCCTCAAGAAGCTCGGCTTTCTCCAGATGGGGGAGTTACACCCCGACTGCTGGCAATGGCGGGACGACATACCTGAGGAGCAGCGCAAGCGCCGTCCCCGAATCCAGGAGGTGCTGCGCCGAGGCCAGGAGCTGATCGTCCAGGTGGAGAAGGGGGAACGTGACAACAAGGGAGCCGCTCTCACGACGTACTTGTCTTTGCCGGGGCGCTACATGGTCATCATGCCCGGAAGCGATTCCGCCGGAATATCGCGTAAAGTGGAGAGCGAGAGCGAGCGGAAGAAGCTGAAGTCCATGGCGGCAGAGATGGAGATACCGGAGGGGATCGGTTACATCATCCGCACCGAGGCTCTCGGCCGCAAGAAAACCGAGATGATGAAGGACCTGGGCTACCTGATGAAGCTGTACGAGTCAATCCAGGACAAGGGAGCGGTCGCCAAGGCCCCCTCACTCATCTACCAGGAATCAGGACTGGTGATCCGAACGATCCGGGACTACTTTACCGCAGAGATCGACGAGGTCCTTGTTGACAGCAAAGAGGTATACAAGCAGGCCCGGGCCTTTTTCAAGGCCACCATGCCCAAGTACGAGAAGATCGTCAAGATGCATCAGGAAAAGCGTCCGATCTTCTCAAGGTATCAGCTGGAAGAACAGATCGACCTGATCTACGAGAAGAAGGTGCCGCTGAGGTCGGGCGGTTCCATCTTCATCGAGCCTACCGAAGCCCTCGTCAGCATCGATGTCAATTCAGGTAAAAGTACCGGGGAGAAAGGGGTGGAGGACACCGCTTTCAAGACCAACCTGGAAGCGGCAGAGGAGGCTGCGCGACAGCTGAGGCTCCGTGACCTTGGGGGGCTCATCGTCATAGACTTCATCGACATGCGAGACCGCAAACACAACGCGGAGGTCGAGAAGACGCTGAAGAACGCCCTCAAGGCGGACAAGGCACGGGTGACGGTAGGCAAAATATCCCAGTTCGGCCTGCTGGAGATGTCTCGGCAGCGGATCAAGCCGACCCTTGAGCAGGGAATTCATCTGGAATGCCCCCATTGCAGCGGGCGGGGGAAAGTAAAGTCGACCGAGGCCATGGCGCTCTCCTTCCTGCGCAAGGTCCACGGAGCAGCTGCCAAGGGAACGGTGGGAGAGGTACGTGGAGCCCTTCCGCTCGACGTCACGTACTTCCTCCTCAACCGGAAGAAGCGCGATCTTGCCCAGATAGAGGACGAGTACGAAATAGAGGTTACCGTCAAAGGGAAACCGTCCTTCCTTATGAATCAGCTTGAACTGGAGCTGGTCAAGAGGGAGAAGCCTCTTTCGATGGAGGTATCCGAAACCCCGCTGGAGCCTGTGCAGTATGTTGCGGAGGAGGGGGAGGAAGATGAGGAAACCGCAGTCGCCGAAACTGCGGCTCCGGAGGGGGAGGGGAAAAAGAAAAAGCGCAGGAGGGGGAAGAAGAAGCCTCGGCATGAAGCTGACATCGCCTCGGAACTGCCTCAGGACCATGTGAAAGGGGAGGTGGCTGCGCCAGCTGTGGACGAAGCCCCCGTCGAGCTTGCCGCTGTTCCTGGCGCAGCCGCTGAGGCGCCTGCCGGCGAACCCGGCCTGGAAGAGATGAAGAAGAAGCGCCGGCGGAGGAAGCGCCGGAGCAAACATGCTCAGGAAGCCGCAGTTGCACCGGTGGAAATGCAGCCCCAGACTCCTGTGGAGCAGGAACCGACTGCGGCTCCCAGCGCCGGGGAAGAGGAGACTCACGAAGAGGTACGCAAGAAGCGGCGCCGGAAGCGCCGTCGTGGGAAGCGTCCTACCGAGGAAGGCGCACAGGTGGAAAGGCCCGATCAGGCCTCAAATGATCGTGTGCCGTTTGCACCAGTACCGGAGCAGCCGGTAGCTGCGGAGGTCGCTGTTACCTCCCCGGCACAGATTACATCTGTCCCGACAGTGGAAGCGGTTGCGCCACCCTCCCGGACAAGACGTCCGCGGAAGAAGGGTGCGGAGTCGCCGGAAGCGTCCACGGCGGACGTGGCGCCCGAGCCGGCGACGGCTCCGGAGGTTCCTGCGACTCGTCCCTCACGGCGAAAGAAGACCGCTGCTCCCGTTGCGGGTGAGGAGTCGCAGGCCCCCGCCGAGAAGGCGCCTGCACGCAAGCGTACTCCGCGCAAGAAGAAATCGGAGGAGGTTTCGCAGCCTGAGCAGGGGGAATAG
- the lon gene encoding endopeptidase La, with product MHEQTVAIPDIIPVYPVRDMVAFPHMIFTLFLKNEEFAVFEEAVNQNNMLGVVKVRGEQHPRQPERFHDIGTLCKINHLLRFAEGGGKVVLEGVARLRMLGLTQESPFLLSQVELIREFVERSVVSEALVSSLNALLKIALSYGKPLPDDVMKMIDYIDNPARLSDLVALYVNLPPDELQTLLETLDPLDRLKKVYTYLNNEIQRLQVKGEVQAEVTKRVGKTQKEYLLREQLKQIQEELGDEDSRGSEVVDLKKKIETAGMPDEVRKVAEKELKRLERINSSSPEYTVSRTYLDYLTGMPWKVSTTDNRDIVQAEAVLDEDHYDLKKVKERILEYLAVRSLKEKMKGPILCFVGPPGVGKTSLGRSIARALGRKFIRVSLGGMRDEAEIRGHRRTYIGALPGRIIQDIYRCGSNNPVFMLDEVDKIGLDFRGDPASALLEVLDPEQNFTFTDHYLDVPFDLSHVIFITTANLLDPIPAALKDRMEVINLSGYTEEEKTSIAFKYLIPRELEENGLANTPPEFEEKAVVKVITNYTREAGVRNLQRNIASIFRKVAKEITQNKPLRKKITPEMVDELLGPRKFFNEVAAEKDRIGVVTGLAWTETGGDIIFVEATRMRGKNDLILTGSLGEVMKESARAALSFVQANCSEWGIKEESFNDTNIHIHVPAGSIPKDGPSAGITMVTAIISLFTGRHARRDVAMTGEISLTGRVLAIGGLKEKVLAARRAGVNKLIIPARNKEAMEDIPENVKQELEFVYVDDVRDAVSAALQ from the coding sequence ATGCACGAACAGACCGTTGCCATTCCCGACATCATACCTGTCTACCCAGTGCGGGACATGGTTGCATTCCCCCACATGATCTTCACGCTGTTCCTCAAAAACGAAGAATTCGCCGTCTTCGAAGAAGCGGTAAACCAGAACAACATGCTTGGGGTGGTGAAAGTGCGGGGAGAGCAGCATCCGCGCCAACCCGAGCGATTCCACGACATCGGCACACTGTGCAAGATCAACCATCTCCTGCGTTTTGCCGAAGGGGGCGGAAAAGTAGTTCTCGAAGGAGTTGCGCGTCTCAGGATGCTCGGGCTCACGCAGGAATCCCCCTTTCTTCTGTCCCAGGTCGAACTGATCCGGGAATTTGTGGAAAGGTCGGTGGTCTCGGAAGCGCTGGTGAGCAGCCTCAACGCCCTGCTCAAGATCGCGCTGTCGTACGGCAAGCCGCTGCCGGACGACGTCATGAAGATGATCGACTACATCGATAACCCGGCTCGTCTTTCGGACCTAGTGGCGCTCTATGTCAATCTTCCCCCCGACGAACTCCAGACGCTGCTGGAAACACTCGACCCCCTGGACCGCCTGAAGAAGGTGTACACATACCTGAACAACGAGATCCAGCGCCTGCAGGTGAAGGGAGAGGTGCAGGCGGAAGTCACCAAGAGAGTCGGAAAGACCCAGAAGGAATACCTGCTGCGGGAGCAGCTAAAGCAGATTCAGGAAGAGCTGGGAGACGAGGATTCCCGCGGGTCCGAAGTGGTAGACCTCAAGAAGAAGATAGAGACCGCCGGAATGCCCGATGAAGTCCGGAAAGTCGCGGAGAAGGAACTGAAGCGGCTTGAGCGGATAAACTCCTCCTCCCCCGAATATACCGTCTCCCGCACCTACCTCGACTATCTCACCGGAATGCCGTGGAAGGTATCGACCACGGACAACCGTGACATAGTGCAGGCCGAGGCGGTGCTGGACGAGGACCATTACGACCTGAAAAAGGTAAAGGAGCGGATCCTCGAATATCTGGCGGTGCGCTCCCTCAAGGAAAAGATGAAAGGCCCCATCCTCTGTTTCGTCGGCCCCCCCGGGGTCGGGAAGACGAGCCTGGGGCGCTCCATCGCACGGGCTCTCGGGCGCAAGTTCATCAGGGTCTCCCTGGGGGGGATGCGAGACGAGGCGGAGATCCGCGGCCATCGCCGGACGTACATAGGCGCACTCCCCGGACGCATCATCCAGGACATCTACCGGTGCGGAAGCAACAACCCCGTCTTCATGCTTGATGAGGTTGACAAGATCGGGCTCGATTTCCGCGGCGATCCTGCCAGTGCGCTTCTGGAGGTACTCGATCCGGAACAGAACTTCACCTTCACCGACCATTACCTGGATGTTCCGTTCGACCTGTCCCACGTCATCTTCATAACCACGGCGAACCTGCTCGACCCGATTCCCGCAGCCCTCAAGGACCGGATGGAGGTAATCAACCTCTCCGGGTACACTGAAGAGGAAAAGACCAGCATCGCATTCAAATATCTTATACCGCGGGAGCTGGAAGAAAACGGCCTGGCCAATACTCCGCCTGAATTCGAAGAGAAGGCGGTGGTGAAGGTGATCACCAACTACACCCGCGAAGCCGGCGTGCGAAACCTGCAGCGGAATATCGCCTCCATATTCCGCAAGGTGGCCAAGGAGATCACCCAGAACAAGCCCCTGCGCAAAAAGATAACTCCGGAGATGGTGGATGAGCTTCTCGGGCCGCGGAAATTCTTCAATGAGGTGGCTGCAGAAAAAGACCGCATAGGCGTGGTCACCGGGCTGGCATGGACCGAGACGGGAGGGGATATCATCTTCGTCGAAGCAACGCGGATGCGGGGCAAGAACGACCTGATCCTCACTGGCTCGCTGGGAGAGGTGATGAAAGAATCCGCCCGTGCCGCTCTCTCCTTCGTGCAGGCCAACTGCAGCGAGTGGGGCATCAAGGAGGAAAGCTTCAACGACACCAACATTCATATCCATGTCCCTGCGGGGAGCATCCCGAAGGACGGTCCCTCAGCGGGCATTACCATGGTCACCGCCATCATATCCCTGTTTACCGGCCGTCACGCCCGTCGCGACGTGGCAATGACCGGTGAAATAAGCCTCACCGGCCGCGTCCTGGCCATTGGAGGACTCAAGGAAAAAGTTCTCGCTGCCCGTCGTGCCGGAGTCAACAAGCTGATAATTCCCGCCCGCAACAAGGAAGCAATGGAAGATATTCCCGAGAACGTGAAGCAGGAACTTGAATTCGTCTACGTCGACGATGTCCGTGACGCGGTTTCAGCTGCCCTGCAATAG
- a CDS encoding ABC-F family ATP-binding cassette domain-containing protein yields MLQLKNLSKDFAGKPLFSNITWHLKKGERVGLVGENGAGKSTLMRIVAGQVEASEGEIQLARSATVGYLPQDGIVSRGRTLFDEALSALVYLRELERELTEATRRLEEIRHDDPAYQPLLERFGHLQEEFRLKGGYSMEAEVGNVLRGLGFGPSDWERDCGEFSGGWQMRIALAKLLLQKPNVLLLDEPTNHLDIEARNWLEEYLCEHSWSVMLVSHDRFFLDRVCSRMVEVWNHTLTDYYGNYSKYLTEREARVAALREAKRRQDEEVEKMEDFISRFRYKADKAALVQSRMKQLEKIERITLPPERKKIRFKFPEPPKSGRVVMELKQLTRAYGSNRVLDAVDITIEKGERIALVGHNGAGKSTLMRVLAGGEFQEGERLPGHNVVLDYFAQDQAQVLEGSRTVYEEILADAPFAMVPQLRDILGAFLFSGDDINKPVSVLSGGERNRLALAKMLLRPANLLLMDEPTNHLDLFSKEVLLDALRSFAGTVVFVSHDRHFIDGLSTRVVEVEGGAITSFIGDYEYYLSKKQGLETPAGNHSAAPSDSLPPLQAPASREERLRIREEEKERQREEKRRQKLIFAVEEEIETHERQLALLDERMSDPELFRDHEAARRCGEEHAGLTSRISELYRKWEELQ; encoded by the coding sequence ATGCTGCAACTCAAGAATCTCAGCAAGGACTTCGCAGGGAAACCCCTCTTCAGCAATATCACATGGCACCTCAAGAAGGGTGAGCGTGTGGGGCTGGTCGGTGAAAACGGAGCGGGCAAATCTACGCTGATGCGTATAGTAGCGGGACAGGTGGAAGCCTCGGAGGGTGAAATACAGCTTGCCCGCTCTGCCACCGTCGGCTACCTGCCCCAGGACGGCATCGTGAGCCGCGGACGAACGCTTTTCGACGAGGCCCTCAGCGCACTGGTTTATCTTCGGGAACTGGAACGGGAACTCACCGAGGCAACCCGACGCCTCGAAGAAATCCGGCATGACGATCCTGCTTACCAGCCACTCCTGGAACGATTCGGGCATCTCCAGGAGGAGTTTCGGCTGAAGGGCGGGTATTCCATGGAAGCGGAGGTCGGCAACGTGCTGCGGGGCCTCGGCTTTGGACCCAGCGACTGGGAGCGCGACTGCGGCGAATTCTCAGGTGGATGGCAGATGCGTATCGCCCTGGCGAAGCTACTTTTGCAGAAGCCGAACGTCCTTCTCCTCGACGAACCTACGAACCATCTCGACATCGAGGCTCGCAACTGGCTTGAAGAATATCTCTGCGAACATTCCTGGTCGGTAATGCTCGTCTCCCACGACAGGTTCTTTCTCGACCGGGTCTGCAGCAGAATGGTGGAAGTATGGAACCACACCCTTACCGACTATTACGGCAATTACAGCAAATACCTGACCGAGCGGGAAGCACGGGTGGCCGCGCTGCGCGAAGCTAAGCGCCGGCAGGACGAAGAAGTGGAGAAGATGGAGGATTTCATCTCCCGCTTCCGCTACAAGGCCGACAAGGCCGCCCTCGTCCAGTCACGGATGAAGCAGCTGGAGAAGATCGAGCGGATCACCCTGCCCCCGGAGCGAAAGAAGATCAGATTCAAATTTCCGGAGCCGCCGAAAAGCGGGCGGGTCGTGATGGAGCTGAAACAGCTCACCAGGGCTTACGGCTCCAACAGGGTCCTGGATGCCGTCGACATTACAATTGAAAAGGGTGAACGGATAGCCCTGGTCGGACACAACGGTGCGGGAAAATCGACCCTGATGCGGGTGCTGGCGGGGGGGGAATTTCAGGAAGGAGAGCGGCTCCCGGGACACAATGTCGTTCTCGACTATTTCGCGCAGGATCAGGCCCAGGTACTGGAAGGATCGCGCACGGTCTACGAGGAGATACTGGCAGACGCTCCCTTCGCCATGGTTCCGCAGTTGCGGGACATACTCGGTGCATTCCTCTTCTCCGGCGACGATATCAACAAGCCTGTGTCAGTCCTCTCGGGGGGAGAAAGAAACCGGCTCGCCCTTGCAAAAATGCTGCTCAGGCCGGCGAACCTTCTCCTCATGGACGAGCCGACAAACCACCTCGACCTCTTCAGCAAGGAAGTCCTCCTGGATGCATTGCGCTCCTTTGCCGGAACCGTCGTCTTCGTATCCCATGACCGCCACTTCATAGATGGGCTCTCCACCAGGGTCGTAGAGGTTGAAGGGGGCGCCATCACCTCCTTCATCGGTGATTACGAGTACTATCTGTCCAAGAAGCAAGGTTTGGAAACGCCCGCGGGCAACCACTCCGCTGCGCCGTCGGATTCGCTCCCTCCGCTGCAGGCTCCGGCTTCCCGTGAAGAGCGGCTCCGCATCCGGGAAGAAGAAAAGGAGCGACAGCGGGAAGAGAAGCGCCGTCAGAAACTCATCTTCGCGGTGGAAGAGGAGATAGAAACACACGAACGTCAGCTGGCACTGCTTGACGAACGCATGTCCGACCCCGAGCTGTTCCGGGATCATGAAGCGGCACGCCGGTGCGGAGAAGAGCATGCCGGGCTTACGTCCAGAATCTCGGAGCTCTACCGCAAGTGGGAGGAGCTGCAATGA
- a CDS encoding DUF190 domain-containing protein, with protein sequence MAKVREKRVLMRIFIGESEKFNHTPLYEALLELFRREGVAGATVLRGVAGFGARGIIHTHKLLELSTDLPLVIEVIEEQGKLDSLMPQIDSMMTGGTITTENVVVTRYGTSSSE encoded by the coding sequence ATGGCAAAGGTTCGTGAAAAACGCGTTCTGATGCGGATATTTATCGGCGAAAGCGAGAAGTTTAATCACACACCACTCTACGAAGCCCTGCTGGAACTTTTCCGCCGCGAGGGGGTTGCCGGAGCCACCGTCCTGCGCGGGGTGGCAGGATTCGGAGCCCGCGGCATTATTCATACCCACAAGCTGCTCGAACTTTCCACAGACCTTCCTCTCGTGATCGAAGTGATCGAGGAGCAGGGGAAGCTGGATTCCCTGATGCCGCAGATCGATTCGATGATGACGGGGGGAACCATCACCACCGAGAACGTAGTCGTTACCCGCTACGGAACATCTTCCTCTGAATAG
- the crcB gene encoding fluoride efflux transporter CrcB: MAVAVSIALLGALGCLARFYFSGWVYGVAGRTFPYGTLAVNLVGAFCIGFIMESSTRSDILPPMLRTGLAVGFLGGLTTFSTFSYETFRLLEDGEFWRAATNVLVSVLACLLFTWLGITAAKAL, from the coding sequence ATGGCGGTAGCCGTTTCCATAGCATTGCTGGGCGCTCTCGGCTGCCTCGCAAGATTTTACTTTTCAGGATGGGTCTACGGGGTCGCCGGCAGGACCTTCCCCTATGGTACCCTTGCCGTGAATCTCGTCGGCGCTTTCTGTATCGGGTTCATCATGGAGTCCTCCACCCGGAGCGACATTCTTCCGCCAATGCTGAGAACGGGCCTCGCTGTCGGCTTTCTCGGGGGGCTCACCACTTTCTCGACATTCAGCTACGAGACCTTCCGCCTTCTTGAGGACGGGGAATTTTGGCGGGCGGCGACGAATGTGTTGGTGAGCGTCCTTGCCTGCCTTCTATTCACCTGGCTGGGAATAACGGCGGCAAAAGCCCTGTAA